A segment of the Parasphingopyxis algicola genome:
AGCGCAAGGTCGGCCATGTCGGCGTAGCTCAGGTCCGGCCCTTCGGTAAACTCTTGAGATTCCGCGCCATCGACAGCCGCGAAGAGCAGTCCGAAACCCACGATCAAACTGGCAACTTTCGGCATCGAATTCCTCCTTTGGAACAATGGCCCCCGACAATCGTCTTGTATCGTATCTGGCCAAGCGGGTAACTGTTGCGTAACGTGATTGTCGGCGGTAGGGAATCGACGTCCTTTGGATGGTGTTCGCTTCGCGCTGAATAACTGTCCTTTTGCGAAGCCAGATGAACTGGCGCTTTATGGACATCGGGCTTTGGAGGGAGTTTCTTAGTTTAATGGCCTATGCTGATCAGAAGATGAGCTCGCGGAGAGTCGTGGCGATCACAGCCGTTGCGATACTTCACGTTCTTCTCGCCTATGCGCTGATTTCGGGTTTGGCTGTGAAGGTCGCCAGGCAGGTGCAGGAAGACCTCACCGTCTTCGATGTTGAAGACGAACCGCCGCCGCCGGAAGAGGAATTGCCGCCGCCGCCGCCGGAAGTTCCGGTTCCGCCGCCGCCGGTCGTGGTTACGCCGCCGCCACCGGTTGTTATCCAGCGACCGACTGTGGCTCCGCGGCCGCCCGCGCCCCCGCCTCCGGCACCGCCGCCTCCGGCACCGCCGCCGCCGCCGAGCCTCGCACAGGCTGCGCAGCCGCGCGGCAACCCGGGCCGGTGGGTCACGACCGCAGACTATCCGTCGGCGTCGTTGCGCAACGAGGAGCAGGGTTCGGCGAGTTTCCGCCTGACCATCGGCACCAACGGACGCGTCACCAATTGTTCGATCACATCCTCCACCGGATATTCGCGGTTGGATAACGAGACCTGCCGTCAGCTGACGCGGCGAGCCCGGTTCAGGCCGGCGCTCGACAATGCCGGCAACCCGACGACCGGCTCCTACTCCAGCAGTATCCGTTGGGAGATTCCGAACTAACGGTTTCATACATTTTACGAACTTCGGTTCGATTCGAATGCAGCAAATTTATTTGAGAGGAATGTAAATCATGTCTACTGAAGCAGCTGAAGTCCCTGCGGAAAATCCATATGGTCTCCGTGCGGCCTTGGAAGAAGGCGGCATCGTGGCCCAGGCGACCTTTGGTATCCTGGTGCTTATGTCGGCTGCCTCCTGGTATATTCTGTTCACCAAATGGTTCGAGCAGCAGAAGATCCTCAAACAGGGCAAGCGCGCCCGCGAGAATTTCTGGCGGGCCAACAGCCTTCGCGAAGGTGCGGCCAAGCTCGAAAAGAACAG
Coding sequences within it:
- a CDS encoding energy transducer TonB, giving the protein MAYADQKMSSRRVVAITAVAILHVLLAYALISGLAVKVARQVQEDLTVFDVEDEPPPPEEELPPPPPEVPVPPPPVVVTPPPPVVIQRPTVAPRPPAPPPPAPPPPAPPPPPSLAQAAQPRGNPGRWVTTADYPSASLRNEEQGSASFRLTIGTNGRVTNCSITSSTGYSRLDNETCRQLTRRARFRPALDNAGNPTTGSYSSSIRWEIPN